One Gadus macrocephalus chromosome 17, ASM3116895v1 genomic window, GGATAAACTTAGGCTAAACTTAAGCAGGTTCCCCACGTTAAACTGCTATATGCATTACATGTCATTGTAAAATTGTAATAGGCTTATTTTCATGCATATGACTCAGGGTGTCCcgggtgcattatttttatataaggcctaatatttgatgtctgagttgcggtcatttatgtacccgcgcaccactgctacatacagatcacttccaGGATTTAGAAAAGTAggtactagacacgcctccaACTACAAGTTaggcctcctactacaagttacgcctcctctgACTACAAGTTACTACTACAAGCtggacgcagacagatactattggGAAACCTAGGCTTTTTGCTCAGTGGTTTAGAGTTTGTCTTCCATGCCTGTGTTCTCCTCCTGTCCAGTCCAATACAAGACTAAGCTGacaattaaatatattttttgtaaataaagtgTGCCAGTGATTATTCAATAGATCAGCGACTCAATAGTTTCCATTCTTTAGCCTATTAACATACATGGTAGTTGGTCGCTTTATGTTTCTTTTAATGAAGGTAGTTGGGTTCTTGTTCTGCCTTGTTGTAgcctattatatatatttatatctgtaCATCACTTTATATCTGAAACAGATATTTATACATTTCGTACAGCACTCATATCTGAAACAGATctaattaaacaaattaaatgaaacgTTATTAGAGGTGATTGTATAATGACATTTCGTTTTAAACTCTCCACAAGGGTGCACAATAGAATGGAGAACAGGTAGGATAATAAAAGGAAAAGCTAAGCCTCGATGCAAGACAATATGATTAGGGGTGGGACTATACAAACATGCGTAATCCTAGatttaaaaagcaaaaaaatgaaCTGCCAGGTAACCAGAAAGTAGCTGCTGTGCAAATTTAAGTTTTGGGCTGCGCTAGCTAAGGTGGGCCATGCGAAGGGATGCCTGCTCGCCATGCTGAGAGTCTACcgtaaagattgatagatttcGGTGAACATAGGGCCCTTTTccggaaaagggtcctatgttcccccgcAACagtggggaacataggaccctttttcagataaagggtcctatgttccccggtatgttttgctacaggggaacataggacccttttttggaAAAAACGGGGGGGaaagtcctatgttccccgagtgGGCAACATAGGACCatgggaacatagggatgacccccttATATCAGGGCGCACACACTGCATTGTATGTCTTTGGGTGCAAGTTCAGCTCTATTCTGCTAACCAAACACATATGACGTCTGCATTGAACGGAGATAACAGAAACACAGGCTAGGCTACAGCAAATTAGGCTAGTCGGAAAAAAAAACCGAGAGCTTGCTTGTTAGAAATCTTGTAACACAACTCACTTaatctttttatttgtaatcCAACACGCATCAGACTCACCATAGTGATGTTATTGATGCTTTTGTTCAGTTGCTTTTGTGAAAGatggttctatttcatgtatgCTAttgctacgccgtctaggcttcgccttatgggcttgtctcgcgcgcgctgaaaatgtcaaactatgcactaatcagcgtgggcaccgcccacatttcccactgtatcgtgtctatataacgcggtgtataccgtcgctcatcctcccttttctttcagcacttgtgcttatcattGGAAAATCGAGAATACATTAAGATGattaatgtgctctggtgacttaagtcgttttgactggggtccagcaggagtacattgatcgggctccgctcgcagcttcaccttagcccataaggcgaagcctagacggcgtagcctgcATGAAATAGatcgatagttatgttattataactctagttctatgattgtaggcgtagccgtctagtttcccacctgctgtaccctcgtaatgctgaaagaaaagcgtggaggtTGAGCGACGGTGTACACCGCTTTACATAGACACGAttccgtgggaaatgtgggcggtacccacgctgattggtgcatTGTGTgggcacatacagatatgaggacgacaaatgacctgaaaacatttggttggggtttgtctcattttccccgcatttgtgtggtcgcagatttcgacggtctgctgtcatgaattgtgacccatcggggattgcgacctgctgcttgtggactctgtgatgatcgcaggcATGAATAATTGTGGGCACATACAGAtgtgaggacgacaaatgacctgaaaacatttggttggggtttgactcattttccccgcatttgtgtggtcgcagatttcgacggtctgctgtcatgaattgtgacccatcggggattgcgacccgctgcttgtggactctgtgatgatcgcaggcatgaataattgtgtgcacatacagatatgaggacgacaaatgacctgaaaacatttggttggggtttgactcatttcTCCTGCATTTATAGTGTGGGCGCAGAATTCGACGGTGCGCTAGATTGATTGAGGCATCGTTGATTGTGACCTGcgttgcttgtggactctgtgatgatcgcagacatgaataattgtggcattagttcatatttatttcataaacggcagtaaaaaataataataacggtgggcatacaaataaaaacggtgggcattataacaaaaacatataatgtgcttaataaataggctacatttgatttcatttgcatttcacagacccatagaatggataaggtgtttagtacggtcaatcaccgttgcttctttccccataagacgctacagtcagtaagacgctttcaagaaagaaagcattgcccggtgtcacaaaacgaatgtagcctacccattccgagtctagcttcaaactcgtgcatgttgcagaaaatgtgcaacagcgccctctggggtcacacatttcgacgggtcgcagaattcggtgtaacaccgggccgaaacaacatttgtttcactacgagtcctttcagctgcccacccctccttctcccgcaaaaaataataacatagaactgctaataaaacgcttgaggtggcgttttgaaaagagaaaacttaaatttttttagtacatggcataaagataattatgagcctttgattgataccCAGCCATTTTTTGCAGAggcacattcctgttccccacttatattggagtgaacggagagatctacttctgggccaaatgaatcgagggacccatCTACAGTATGTTCTGTTCCGGGGGCTTGCActtgacaccacagccacaGTCGCCTAACCTCCCCACCCACGGCAGGATTATTCGTCCAACCACCGTCCAATTTAAATGTTCCAGGCAGATTTCAGCCAATAAGGCCTTAGCCTCTAGAGGGCGCCTTTTCCTCGATGTTAAATAATACTCCGCCGGCGTTTGTCTGATCAATTAAAGATTTCGTAATTTTCAAACTTGCTAACCCTCTTTCACAACCACACTCGATGTATTTTAAGTCCCAGCTATACACTGGGATACTCCCAAACGTAATAGGGAAAATCCTAACGAAGTGGTGAAATCTCGGATGTTCACCTCCCCGTTGAGTGAGTTAGCCACCTGCGTACTGCTGCCATTGCTCAGCAAACAGCCATCGCTGAACAAAAGCATCAATAACATCACTATGGTGAGTCTGATGCGTGTTGgattacaaataaaaagattAAGTGAGTTGTGTTACAAGATTTCTAACAAGTATGCTCTCGGTTTTTTTAATTTGCTGTAGCCTATGTTTCTGTTATCTCCGTTCAATGCAGAAGTCATATGTGTTTGGCCTGCAGAATAGAGCTGAACTTGCGCCCAAAGATATACGATCCAGTGTGTGCGCCCTGATATAAGTAGGGCTAATGTAGGCCAACATCGGAAGGTCTTCAGTTAGGTGATTctactttgtgttttgtttttttaagctTTTCTTGTAGGCCTCTCATATTTCACTCACGGATAAATCCGAATTTCTGACTGAGGGGATTTAATTGCACATATGAATGTTGAGTATGATAAGTTATGATGAATGTAGTATTATTTATGAAGTATGACTATCAGTCAAGTTAATTTTTGTTGGTCGTTGCAGGTTTTCGAGGAGGAATCCACGTCTGTCAGCCCTGTGGACATAGAGGGATTTACTTTACAAAATAAGAGCCCCCTCTCATGTCCCCCGTGCCCTCCAGTATCCCTCTCCCCATGCAGGGTGGCTACGCCCGCcggctcccccctcccttccctcaccCAGGCCCAGGCCTTCAGCCTCAACAAAAACAGCACCCTGTGCCTCCCTGTGTTTTCCGCGGACAACAAGCTGCTGTGGGTCCACTCCAACTCCATCACCAAGGAAGTAGCCCACGCGGCCGACACCCTGGACGGGGCCTTCGAAGTGTTCCCTTACCCGAAGCGGGAGGAGATGGCGAAGCTGGCACGGCGCTGCTCCCTGCACGTGGATCACGTGCGCGTGTGGTTTATGTTCCAGCGCCTCCACTACGGCATCAGCTGGGACTACGCCGACATCTGCACGGTCCGAAGGAGGCTGCTGGGCCCGGGGCGCCGAAGATCGGCGAaagcggcggtggtggtggggggggaggacgaCCCACAGGCGGtgagggaggagaaagaggaggccaaggaggaggaggaggcggcggcaaGGGAAGATGTTTTGGAGGAGGCtggcgagagagggagcagcGAGAGGTCAGGTTCGTGTGTGAAGATGGGAGCGAGAGGCGTGGCCACagaaaagggagaggagggcgagGGCCGAGGGGGAGGGTCAGGGGAGACAGGCGAGAGTACAGCGTCGCCGACGCCTCCTCCTGTGTCGTCTGTCCGCCGTCCGTACGGACGACCCAGGAGGCTGCTGGGCCCGGGGCGCCGACGACCGGCAAGGGCGTCgaaggcggcggtggtggttggGGAGGACGACCCACAGGCGGTgagggagcaggtggaggagaaagaggaggaggcggagaaagaggaggaggaggaggaggaggaggcggcggcaaGGGAAGAAGTTTTGGAGGAGGCtggcgagagagggagcagcGAGGGCTCAGGTTCGTGTGTGAAGATGGGAGCGAGAGGCGTGGCCACagaaaagggagaggagggcgagGGCCGAGGGGGAGGGTCAGGGGAGACGGGCGTAAGGGTGGaggtaggaggtgaggaggaggagcaagggcaggaggggagggtggagacCCCCGGCCGGCCCTGTAAAAGAAAGCTGGGGGAGGAGAATGAAAAGGGCAAAAAGAGTGCCAGGGGCAAAGGGGACATGGCACGGGTCAGGAAGGGGGCAAAGTCGACGGAGGAGGACCCCCCAAAGAGGAAAGACGGGGAGCCCGGACGCGTCGAAGGAGGCATGGCGTTGCTCACGAACCAGGAGCCCGTCCCTGAGAGCACAGCGTCCCCGACGCCTCCTCCTGTGCCGTCTGTACGAGGTCCGTGCGGACGGCacagcaagaagaagaagaagacgacgcCCTTTGACCTGTTGCCCAAAGTTGAGGTTAGCGAGATCCCGCTTGCCAGCAAGGGCCCCAGGGGGCCACCGGGGGCCGGTGAGAACCACGCAGGTCGAAAAGCCGACTCGACGGCAACCGTGAGCGGAGACCACGATGGCGTAGACGGCGTCACCCCAGGCAATGGCTCCGCCCACGGTAACACGTCAGCCCTCGGCGACCTCGGCACGTCGAAGGCCAAGGCCAGGCCGCCGGACGCCAAACCCAAGAACAAGACCAAGGAGCAGCTGCGTCGGGCCTTCCTGTTCTGCCAGTACCCCAACCCGTGCGACTACGACTGGCTTTCGGAGTGGACGGGCCTGCAGCGCAGCCGACTGACCCAGTGGTTTGGCGACACGCGCTATGAGATGAAGAACTCCAAGCCCCGTTGGATCACCCCCGGGGACCAGCAGCGGGTCCTGGCTCGCATGCGGCAGCGGCAGAGGATGAAGCACCTGAGCACGGGGGAGGCCGGGGCCGGCCGAGAGGCGGCCAGTGGGCCCGGGGCTGGGACCTGGAGGTTGAAGCTGGAGGAGCGGTCGGCGATCCCCATCCCCACCgccaccctctccaccactcccccccccgctcacTGAGGCCGAGGAGGTGTACGAGGCCATCGTGGGGAGACCCGCCGGAAGGAGGCTCAGGGCTTTTGGATGGTTGTGTAAAGACATCGGTGCCTTTAGTTCGTTTGGACCCgggattttttgtttggttcaatTTCTAAAATTCTAGGCATGTGACATTGATGTCTTTCGATGTTTAGCTGGAGATACTATTGATGTTTAGCCAAGTTATCACTTAAAAGCCTCTGCTATAGATGTTAAGAGTGTAAAgtgaatattttatgtttacctTTATGTGTAAAGCAGGATTTTCCTTTCAGATATTAGTAAAGAATTGGTTCTCTTCTTGTCAAACATTTGCTCTTTTTATTTTACACCACAGATTAGAAAACATCACTCACAATTCCTAATATACAAAAtaacagaaatgcaatgagaCTTGAATGCCAGTCTTCTGCTAGGAAGTTATATTCTGTTGGAAATTAACTTGACTTCccaaacataaaaaacataCGATTTTCGATTGTCAATGGGGTCATAATGAAAGAAAATTCAGAAAGATGCCATGGGCTTTGGAAAAGTCACAGAGCATACAACATTTCTATAACTCTAAAGCTATACTGAATAACCAACAAACCAATTATAGTCCAATTCCTAGCAAGATGATGAgccaaccaacaacaacaagtgTAGCTCGTTAAGATAATTATAGACCTGGACGCATGCCACTGCCTCTAATCACTGTCATGATTAGATAAACATGTGTTTGCCCCTTCTCCGAGCAAGGGCCCGGTCACTGTTGAACCAACGTACCTTCTCCTAGAATTGAAGGCTTCAAGGTTCATTCACTAAAAACCTCCCCCTTAGCAATGCTCAGTTCCAATTGGCTGTATATTCGCCCTCCCTCTGGGGCTGCCAGAGCTCCGCCCCTTCGATGATGCGGCGGATCATGGAGGCCGAGGTGATGAGCAGGTGTCCGGCGGCCTGCAGCAGAGTGGAGGCGACCCTCAGAGCTTCCCTgcggtgtgggggggagggcgaACAGAAATCAGCTGAGGAACGTGACGGTACATCAGCCCATATGTATTTGAACTCATAGCCTCTGCCCGTCGTTTTTGCCTGCTTTGCGAGATCCTTTCCCCATCCGATGCTCAATACCTGAGGATTTTCTTGGGCCCCAGGCACTGGAAGTCAGCACCGATGGAGTACAGGCCCCGGTAGGTGGCATTGACGCTCAGAGACCCAAAGACGTCCTTGGGGTGTATCCTGTACAGGTCAAAGGTGACGCGGGCAATGTCTTTTCCGTTGCGTGgctttttgttgctgccttggTATTGACTGACGACTGCACCCTGAGGGCCCAGAGTCCACAAAGAGAAGGGTTAGGTAGGTCAGTCATTTCTATCTAATCGCATCAAATTCAAGAACACCTTTTTCAAAAATTACTTTTAAATAAGTGGTCGTTTCATGGTGGTCCACCTTCTTGGTGGCACTAAACCAAGGTAATCGAAACATCGCTGATCACAATCCACCAGGCCATAGagtgtacaacacacaatagatTTGAATCTTTGTTTTATCAACcgattattttgtttgtttttataatgAGGGACAGAGTGACCATTTGCTTATCTCGTCTTCTGCTTGTTTAACGCAGTGCTTGTCAAACACAGACTGTACAAAATGGGTTTAGTCCGACAAATGGCTTGTAGCAGGGGACCCATGGGTTCATGGGAAAGCcataataaacataataaaccaTAATAAAATGGGAAAGCCATAAAAACATTCCTATGTTTGAAAACTGAGCAGAGTAATAACGTATCATGAATTAACAAAGGCTAATTAACAAAATATTCTCCAGTGGTGGTGGGACACTTGTATTAATTGTATAGCCCAAAAAGTAATCAGTAATAGTCTCAAAAGGGCTTCACTCACAGGCCACATTTTATCACACCGAACGACTACTAAACCCCCAAAAGATCAAGGAACGATTTGGCCGCTgtaaagagagatagagcgagaagAGCCAGATATCAAGAGTTTGAAACTAAGGAACCCAAAACAGCCctacctctcttctccccccatCCCTATGTTTCTAGGCCCTTGGGGAGTGTTGTGTGAACACATCTGGGATTGACAGGGATGATCGATTCCCCATACCAATCAGGAAAGAGATGCCCGATTTTAGCGAATTAGCGGTCTAAAATCCATACTTTCTCATACAGGGGCAGGCGGCAGGCGCTGTCAACTCGACACTGATTTTCTCACTGCCCACCTCAATCACTAATAGCTAACGGATGGCTATGTTACTTCAAACAAATTACtctcaaataa contains:
- the cideb gene encoding cell death activator CIDE-B; amino-acid sequence: MDTTSSLFKSVTRRVWSPPQRPFRVCTHTRDTRKGVTAGTLEELRERACQSLLLALSAVSVVLVCEEDGTEVDSEEFFMALPDNTVLMTLEGGQTWKPIPGAVVSQYQGSNKKPRNGKDIARVTFDLYRIHPKDVFGSLSVNATYRGLYSIGADFQCLGPKKILREALRVASTLLQAAGHLLITSASMIRRIIEGAELWQPQREGEYTANWN
- the LOC132445600 gene encoding collagen alpha-1(II) chain-like; translated protein: MFTSPLSELATCVLLPLLSKQPSLNKSINNITMVFEEESTSVSPVDIEGFTLQNKSPLSCPPCPPVSLSPCRVATPAGSPLPSLTQAQAFSLNKNSTLCLPVFSADNKLLWVHSNSITKEVAHAADTLDGAFEVFPYPKREEMAKLARRCSLHVDHVRVWFMFQRLHYGISWDYADICTVRRRLLGPGRRRSAKAAVVVGGEDDPQAVREEKEEAKEEEEAAAREDVLEEAGERGSSERSGSCVKMGARGVATEKGEEGEGRGGGSGETGESTASPTPPPVSSVRRPYGRPRRLLGPGRRRPARASKAAVVVGEDDPQAVREQVEEKEEEAEKEEEEEEEEAAAREEVLEEAGERGSSEGSGSCVKMGARGVATEKGEEGEGRGGGSGETGVRVEVGGEEEEQGQEGRVETPGRPCKRKLGEENEKGKKSARGKGDMARVRKGAKSTEEDPPKRKDGEPGRVEGGMALLTNQEPVPESTASPTPPPVPSVRGPCGRHSKKKKKTTPFDLLPKVEVSEIPLASKGPRGPPGAGENHAGRKADSTATVSGDHDGVDGVTPGNGSAHGNTSALGDLGTSKAKARPPDAKPKNKTKEQLRRAFLFCQYPNPCDYDWLSEWTGLQRSRLTQWFGDTRYEMKNSKPRWITPGDQQRVLARMRQRQRMKHLSTGEAGAGREAASGPGAGTWRLKLEERSAIPIPTATLSTTPPPAH